Proteins from one Juglans microcarpa x Juglans regia isolate MS1-56 chromosome 1S, Jm3101_v1.0, whole genome shotgun sequence genomic window:
- the LOC121247325 gene encoding uncharacterized protein LOC121247325, protein MACGRQERNTEGSNTHREQDHPLDGGHDLADTIRQLMEIMKQQQEIILRQNQTFEISGCTEEQKVQYIGHLLQGEVGICWDTKRQLLVRELGNIATLTWDRFKDVFDNRFFPESVKQQKAQEFATLVQGSLTVEQYAAKFMELERFAPHLIATKKMQAQKFQSGLQPRIRSYVAGFCIDNFQELVNVAAITEVEQRNIAAQISMERKRVSPFTMEGSNIKRRIVQGSNKGKGIMPILPATSRKCVKVHNGECKFVLGVCFKCDQPGHMIRECPQSTQGGKNAPNPSNKLNHRPPAQAHVYAITPGDMDEEAP, encoded by the exons ATGGCATGTGGTAGACAAGAAAGGAACACTGAAGGTTCTAACACTCACAGAGAGCAAGATCACCCGTTGGATGGAGGACATGATCTGGCAGACACAATTCGTCAACTGATGGAGATAATGAAGCAGCAACAAGAGATCATCCTTAGACAGAATCA AACCTTCGAGATCAGCGGTTGTACTGAAGAGCAAAAAGTACAGTACATTGGCCATCTACTACAAGGAGAAGTTGGTATCTGTTGGGATACCAAGAGACAGCTGCTGGTGCGAGAGCTTGGTAACATAGCTACTTTAACCTGGGATAGATTCAAGGATGTGTTTGACAATAGATTCTTCCCGGAATCAGTTAAGCAGCAAAAAGCACAGGAGTTTGCAACCTTGGTGCAAGGAAGCCTCACAGTTGAGCAATACGCTGCTAAATTTATGGAGCTAGAAAGGTTTGCTCCACACCTGATAGCCACTAAAAAGATGCAGGCTCAAAAGTTCCAAAGTGGACTGCAACCTCGAATTCGTAGTTACGTAGCAGGTTTTTGCATTGATAACTTCCAGGAGTTAGTCAATGTGGCCGCAATAACAGAAGTAGAGCAACGAAACATTGCGGCTCAAATTAGCATGGAGAGGAAAAGGGTTTCTCCCTTCACTATGGAAGGAAGTAACATCAAGAGGAGGATAGTACAAGGATCTAACAAGGGAAAGGGCATTATGCCTATCCTTCCTGCTACCAGTCGAAAGTGTGTAAAGGTCCACAATGGAGAATGCAAATTTGTATTGGGGGTATGCTTCAAATGTGATCAACCTGGCCATATGATTCGTGAATGCCCTCAAAGTACACAAGGAGGCAAAAATGCTCCTAACCCTAGTAACAAGCTGAATCATAGGCCACCTGCCCAAGCCCACGTTTACGCTATTACCCCCGGTGATATGGATGAGGAAGCACCATGA